A window of Castanea sativa cultivar Marrone di Chiusa Pesio chromosome 1, ASM4071231v1 contains these coding sequences:
- the LOC142642381 gene encoding uncharacterized protein LOC142642381, with translation MKKQVVDSLKVISEITKLEAFDGNNFKRWKERVLPMLEFTEIDRLFDNYYHFTCAKDLWDELNGRYGFEDEGAKKFATAKFMSFQMVEEKSVSSQIEDFQKLVSNLAKEVDVLPVRFVAHGLVFKLPDSWKEYKHRYSHHRIYLNLQQTIVDIQIEETNRMPEKVSRAKEFTSKANVVEGGPSRPPQHNKKHDFKGKGKFHNKNGSIPQIQKKKEIIAAVVCEAHLVTKVKGWVVDSACTRHIGAFKEEFSSYTPMAKGTVCVYVGDNRSVPVSGKGKVLLKLTSGKTLSLNNVLHVPHFQHNLISVHLLGKAGIKVLFDDGIVILPKNEVFVGKGYDDEGLFVLNVDQVITESGSSSCAYLVDSIDVWHGRLGHVNLGYIKKMKECGIIKSLSEANMDKCEICAETKITKKPCKSITRETELLGLEKVLDDSIEISNDFVDDVQEIIRSKRARKEKDYGNDFLAYVVEDEPLPPKVKPISCKWVFKRKLKPDGTIDKFKARLIAKGYKQKHNVDYFDTYSPVTRIASIRILSDIASIYKLIVHQMDVKTAFLNGDLEEEIYMEQPEGFVVLGQEHKVCKLVKSLYGLKQAPKQWHEKFDNVMPTHGYVINGADKCIYSKFINNEGVIICLYVDDLLIFGTSLDVVHDAKHFLTSNFDMKDLGEANIILGIKILRDNDCITLSQSHYVEKILKKFEHFDMSPMSTPFDSKVHLFKNRGDSVSQDKYAQIIGSLMFLTNYTRPDIAYVVRRLSRYTHNSSIEH, from the exons atgaagaaacaagTTGTTGATTCTCTTAAGGTCATTTCAGAAATTACAAAGCTTGAGGCTTTTGATGGAAATAATTTTAAGCGTTGGAAAGAAAGGGTTTTGCCCATGTTGGAATTTACCGAAATTGATCGG TTGTTTGataattattatcattttacTTGTGCTAAAGATTTATGGGATGAACTTAATGGTCGTTATGGGTTTGAGGATGAGGGTGCTAAAAAGTTTGCTACGGCTAAATTTATGTCATTTCAAATGGTTGAGGAAAAAAGTGTTTCTAGCCAAATtgaagattttcaaaaattagtaTCCAACTTAGCTAAAGAGGTTGATGTCTTACCCGTTAGGTTTGTGGCTCATGGCCTTGTGTTTAAGTTGCCAGACTCTTGGAAAGAGTATAAACACCGGTATAGCCACCATAGAATCTATTTGAATCTTCAACAAACTATCGTTGATATTCaaattgaagaaacaaatagGATGCCAGAAAAGGTTTCTAGAGCTAAGGAATTTACTTCCAAGGCTAATGTTGTAGAGGGAGGACCCTCTAGACCTCCACAACATAATAAGAAACATGATttcaaaggaaaaggaaaatttcataataaaaatggctCAATTCctcaaatccaaaagaaaaagg AGATCATTGCGGCGGTGGTGTGTGAGGCACACTTGGTGACAAAAGTGAAGGGATGGGTAGTTGACTCAGCCTGCACAAGACACATTGGTGCATTCAAAGAGGAGTTTAGTTCCTACACTCCTATGGCGAAAGGCACCGTATGTGTCTATGTTGGGGACAATAGGTCCGTGCCGGTGAGTGGTAAAGGGAAGGTACTCTTGAAGCTAACTTCCGGTAAAACTCTTTCACTCAATAATGTCCTTCATGTGCCTCACTTTCAACACAATCTCATTTCGGTACATTTACTTGGTAAGGCCGGTATTAAAGTTTTATTTGATGATGGCATAGTTATCTTACCTAAGAATGAAGTCTTTGTTGGTAAGGGCTATGATGATGAAGGTCTTTTTGTACTTAATGTTGATCAAGTTATTACTGAAAGTGGTTCATCTTCTTGTGCTTACTTAGTTGATTCCATTGATGTTTGGCATGGTAGACTTGGACATGTTAATCTTGgctatataaagaaaatgaaagaatgtgGAATTATTAAATCACTAAGTGAAGCAAATATGGACAAATGTGAAATTTGTGCCGAAACTAAAATCACCAAGAAACCTTGTAAATCCATAACAAGAGAAACCGAGCTTCTTGGATTG gaaaaagtaTTGGATGATTCTATTGAAATTTCTAATGACTTTGTTGATGATGTGCAAGAAATAATAAGGAGCAAGCGAGCTAGGAAGGAAAAGGATTACGGTAACGATTTCCTTGCCTATGTTGTTGAAGATGAACCT CTTCCACCCAAAGTTAAACCTATTAGTTGCAAATGGGTgtttaaaaggaaattaaaaccGGATGGTACAATTGATAAGTTTAAAGCTCGCTTAATAGCCAAGGGctataagcaaaaacataatGTGGATTATTTTGATACTTATTCTCCGGTTACTAGAATTGCATCTATTAGAATTTTATCTGACATTGCTTCTATTTACAAACTTATAgtacatcaaatggatgttaaaactgcttttctaaatggTGATTTAGAagaagagatttatatggagCAACCTGAGGGTTTTGTAGTTCTTGGACAAGAACATAAAGTTTGTAAGTTGGTTAAATCTTTATATGgtttaaaacaagcacctaaacaatggcatgaaaagtttgatAATGTTATGCCTACACATGGGTATGTGATCAATGGTGCCGATAAATGCATATATAGCAAGTTTATTAATAATGAAGGtgttattatatgtttatatgttgatgacTTACTTATATTTGGAACTAGCCTTGATGTTGTGCATGATGCTAAACACTTTCTTACCTCTAATTTTGACATGAAAGATTTGGGTGAGGCAAATATAATCTTGGGCATCAAGATCCTTAGGGATAATGATTGCATTACACTATCACAATCTCACTATGTAgagaaaattcttaaaaagtttgaacaCTTTGATATGTCACCTATGTCTACTCCTTTTGACTCAAAGGTTCACTTGTTTAAAAATCGTGGTGATAGTGTTTCACAAGATAAATATGCACA
- the LOC142642095 gene encoding xanthotoxin 5-hydroxylase CYP82C4-like, producing MGPPQLRPRTLAQADVELQPPCTALILGGTDTTTVTSTWALSLLLNNHEVLRKVQQELDLQVGRERLVEESDMKHLVYFQAVIKETMRLYPAAPLSVPHESIEDCTLAGYHVPVGTRLIVNLPKLHRDPHVWSDPNEFQPERFLTYHKDVDVRGQNFEYIPFGCGRRVRPGISFALQVMQLTLATLLHAFEISTPANEPVDMTEKAGQTNLKATPLEVHLTPRLNVQVYA from the exons ATGGGCCCTCCTCAGCTGAGGCCGAGGACTCTTGCTCAGGCTGATGTAGAATTGCAGCCGCCATGCACT GCCCTTATCTTAGGGGGTACAGACACAACAACAGTAACATCAACTTGGGCTCTCTCGTTACTTCTCAACAACCATGAAGTCCTAAGGAAAGTCCAACAAGAATTAGACCTCCAAGTTGGTAGAGAAAGGCTCGTAGAGGAATCAGACATGAAACATTTGGTTTATTTCCAAGCTGTTATCAAAGAAACAATGCGTTTATATCCTGCCGCACCACTCTCAGTGCCACACGAGTCCATTGAAGATTGCACTTTGGCTGGTTATCATGTCCCAGTAGGCACTCGACTCATTGTTAATCTTCCAAAGCTCCATCGAGACCCACATGTGTGGTCAGATCCAAATGAATTTCAACCTGAAAGGTTTCTTACATACCACAAGGATGTTGATGTTAGAGGCCAGAATTTTGAATACATACCATTTGGGTGCGGTAGAAGAGTGCGCCCTGGGATATCATTTGCGCTACAAGTTATGCAACTGACATTAGCTACCTTGTTGCATGCTTTTGAAATTTCAACCCCTGCAAATGAACCTGTGGACATGACTGAGAAAGCAGGACAAACCAACTTGAAAGCCACCCCACTTGAAGTCCATCTCACTCCTCGTCTTAATGTCCAAGTATATGCGTAG